TTATGTGGAAAGACTATTAAAGCTAACATTATTTCTATATCATCTTTGCTTAATTTATTTACTGAATTATATCCTTCGATTATGGTTTTTGCTTTCTCAAAATCCCACATATATTCATTTTTACTCATTAATCTTCTTATCATCTTACCTAAATCTGTTATTGGTAAATCTATTATTATACTATTTAAATCTATTATATAGTACATATCTTTATTTTTTATTATATTTTGATAATAGAAACTATTATGGCATACTGTTTTTTTAAAATTAAAATTTTTCATAATATTAAAATAAGATGACTCATTAAGTATTTTTATAGAAAAAAGTCCCCTATCATAATAAGTATCTATAAGATCTTCATACATAAAATCAAATTTATTTTTTATCTTTTTACCTTCTATTATCTTTTTAAATTCTTCCATATCATGAATGGATTTCGTAAAGCTATTAACCCAATTTTTCGAATTGCTTTTTTTTAGTTTGATTTTATGAAGGTCTATTTTTTGAGTTGCCAAATGAAATTTAGCTAAGAGCTTCGCTGCTTTAACAGCCTCATTTATATCATTTAAATTACACTCCTCGCCATCTACCCATTCCATGAGATAAAAAGCAAGATTCTTATAGGACACTATGAGTTTTCCTTCTTTTGTTGCAATATACCTAGCTAAATTATGAAACTCATTTTTTTCAAGTTCTCTTACTAAATAATTCCCATTTTCTACTTTTTTAAACTCATGACTTATTTTTTTTAAGCAAACAGTATTTGTCTCTGTTTTTATTTTATATATGCTTCTTATTTTTTTTATATGAACTAATTTTAAATCATAATTACTTAATATTCTCTTAATCATTTTTAATTCTCTATCTTTTATCTCTATGACTAAATTTTCTGTTTCGCTCATAATATCTCCTCCCTAAAAAATGTATACAATAGAATATATTATAACAAAACATAAATTAGCACTTAGAAATAATTATATTCTAAATTACATTTTAGAGCCCAAAAAAAAATCGAAACCCAATTGCTTTTCGATTTAAATAAAATTCAAACTAAATATAGTTTAAATATCACTTATTTTTTAAATCTTCTAATGTTCTCATAAGTTTTTCAGGCATTGGAAGTCCTAATTTACTGCAATTTTCAAGAATATTTATTCCTTCATTAGCTACATAGAAATAGCATGTAAACGTCCTAAAAAGCCAAGTTCCTTTATTCACAAGTCTATCTAATAAAACTGCTACAATAATAACCACTAATATAGATAATATTTTTGCAATACCCATGTAACATTGCCTGAAATTTAATTTTTTCTCAACAGCTGAAATTACT
The Clostridium felsineum DSM 794 DNA segment above includes these coding regions:
- a CDS encoding CotS family spore coat protein, whose protein sequence is MSETENLVIEIKDRELKMIKRILSNYDLKLVHIKKIRSIYKIKTETNTVCLKKISHEFKKVENGNYLVRELEKNEFHNLARYIATKEGKLIVSYKNLAFYLMEWVDGEECNLNDINEAVKAAKLLAKFHLATQKIDLHKIKLKKSNSKNWVNSFTKSIHDMEEFKKIIEGKKIKNKFDFMYEDLIDTYYDRGLFSIKILNESSYFNIMKNFNFKKTVCHNSFYYQNIIKNKDMYYIIDLNSIIIDLPITDLGKMIRRLMSKNEYMWDFEKAKTIIEGYNSVNKLSKDDIEIMLALIVFPHKFWKLGNKRYVKHKNWSENKYINRLDKIVSNNKYENNFIQNYINYSVEYQ
- a CDS encoding phage holin family protein, translated to MLGVIFTCMQGMSSYMFGSWDTPLMVLIFFMIIDYLGDIVISAVEKKLNFRQCYMGIAKILSILVVIIVAVLLDRLVNKGTWLFRTFTCYFYVANEGINILENCSKLGLPMPEKLMRTLEDLKNK